TGATACTGCGAAATTCCGATCAAAACAGCTTCCAGCGGGACACCGGCCGTCGGCGTGGGCCGCAAACTCCGATTCGAATGCGGCCATTGCCGTCCGTGTCGGTCGGCCCGCCTGTTTTCCGAACGCACAAATGCTCGATAGATCCATGACACGAACCAGCTCCTCGATTCCATCGCTGTCGTAGTCGCCGTCGTATATTGCTCGGAGTTGATTTGCGAGCTGGGTCGTTCCCTCGCGGCACGGAACACATCGACCACAGTTCTCGTCGGCCGCAAACTGCGTCTTGTTCCCGATGAACGCTACGACACACTGATCCTCCGTGATGATCCGAACCGTTCCCTCTGTACCGAGGTCAGCGTTGGCCAGTGTATCGGGGGCGACATCGATATCGAGTTCGGTTGTAATACCCCCAAATCGTCCACCGACACAGGCTGCTTTGAACTCGCCATCGATGTCAACCGCATCGAGTGCCGTTTCGATGGTGTCGCTCTCCGGAACTTCGACTGTCGCGGGCACAGCAACGTCGCCTGTCACCGTCACCAGACGGCTTTCTGCAAATCCATCTCGGACCGCAACCGCGAGCTGTGCGAACGTTCTTGCCGTGTGAACGAGCGTCGGGTCCCCGTGAAGGCCCGACACCTCGGGACCCGGTGGGCGCAGGCGCGCCTCAATTCGGTGATTCCCTTCGATCGCTTCGAGCGCCATCGTCGGCTCGGCTGCTCGGTACTCCGAGGGACCACCGACCACGTCGACCGAAGCGCACGGATTGGGATAGTTTTCGGCCGCCTCGTTAACGGTGAGTGCAGCGTCGTTGTCCGCCGTATAGACGACGATTCGGTCGGCGCCGACGGCACGAGCAGCCGCGTTCGCTCCTTCGAGCACCTCGAACGGTACACTGGAAAGCAAGAGCGTATCGGCGGTGGTCCCGTGAGCGTTCACCACGACTGCTGCGCTGTCTGCCTCCATAGCAGGCCGCCACGCATCGATCAATCGCTGGTCATGGCGCCAGTCGCCCCATCCACGACCGCGGAGTTGCCGAGCGAGCGAGGCCACTGCTTCTGATGCAACTGAGGCGAAGCCGCCAGCGGCTTCGTGATCGTCTGGGTGTGTG
The nucleotide sequence above comes from Halocatena marina. Encoded proteins:
- a CDS encoding NADH-ubiquinone oxidoreductase-F iron-sulfur binding region domain-containing protein, producing the protein MIFPTSDEDVLVRISDRNPSRELLDGVAGADCTVVEVGSTGFPAVEPLVSVTRGERTTFHAQCSPEEIQEFVALADDSSRADTAAVVEHDPETTTFPAPELFGLDTGVRRVLGGCGWRRPTHPDDHEAAGGFASVASEAVASLARQLRGRGWGDWRHDQRLIDAWRPAMEADSAAVVVNAHGTTADTLLLSSVPFEVLEGANAAARAVGADRIVVYTADNDAALTVNEAAENYPNPCASVDVVGGPSEYRAAEPTMALEAIEGNHRIEARLRPPGPEVSGLHGDPTLVHTARTFAQLAVAVRDGFAESRLVTVTGDVAVPATVEVPESDTIETALDAVDIDGEFKAACVGGRFGGITTELDIDVAPDTLANADLGTEGTVRIITEDQCVVAFIGNKTQFAADENCGRCVPCREGTTQLANQLRAIYDGDYDSDGIEELVRVMDLSSICAFGKQAGRPTRTAMAAFESEFAAHADGRCPAGSCFDRNFAVS